Proteins encoded together in one Ignavibacteriales bacterium window:
- a CDS encoding TraR/DksA C4-type zinc finger protein, with protein sequence MKERAKKRKIASAKPKVAAKPKPRPRPVVKQAPAKVEPPKPVSRARYSKEDLAHFKSIILEKKKEIAEELETLRDTMMDSQTGEYATENSTYSTHMEQGTDAMEREKTFMFASREGKFLNYLEDALVRIEKGEYGRCTVCSKLIEKERLEAVPHAQQCVQCKMKMRK encoded by the coding sequence ATGAAAGAAAGAGCGAAAAAACGGAAAATCGCTTCGGCGAAACCTAAAGTTGCGGCTAAACCAAAACCTAGACCTCGACCGGTTGTAAAACAGGCACCTGCAAAAGTGGAACCACCAAAGCCGGTGAGCAGGGCACGCTATTCGAAAGAAGACCTGGCGCACTTTAAATCAATTATTCTCGAGAAGAAAAAAGAAATTGCCGAAGAATTAGAAACCTTGCGCGATACCATGATGGATTCCCAGACAGGCGAGTATGCCACGGAGAATTCCACCTATTCAACGCACATGGAACAAGGCACCGACGCGATGGAGAGGGAAAAAACTTTCATGTTCGCATCGCGTGAAGGAAAATTTTTGAATTATTTGGAAGACGCTCTTGTTCGTATTGAGAAAGGTGAATACGGCCGTTGTACTGTTTGCAGTAAGTTGATAGAAAAAGAGCGGCTTGAGGCGGTACCTCACGCACAGCAATGTGTGCAGTGCAAAATGAAGATGCGAAAATAA
- the lspA gene encoding signal peptidase II has product MRVLYFTLALLVSDQFTKLLIKGIDIPFLGIHHIGLPYGTSIPILGDFLRLTYIENPGMAFGIDLGGKLFFSIFSIIASVGIVIYLYKVRKENLLFRISLAMILGGAVGNLIDRVFYGVLFGGKQLFYGSVVDFIDVDFFNINFFGYHMNRWPVFNIADASVTCGVILMLFVHRKVVSEGNSSQQLAAVADDGKIVTQDLPPASAQSNSTQP; this is encoded by the coding sequence GTGCGCGTTCTTTATTTCACCCTCGCTCTTCTTGTCTCCGATCAATTCACAAAATTATTGATCAAAGGGATTGATATTCCGTTTCTGGGAATTCATCATATCGGCTTGCCATACGGAACCAGTATCCCGATCCTCGGCGATTTCCTGCGGTTGACATACATCGAAAATCCCGGAATGGCGTTCGGTATAGACCTCGGCGGGAAATTATTTTTTTCCATCTTTTCAATCATAGCCAGTGTCGGAATCGTCATTTACCTTTACAAAGTCCGTAAAGAAAATCTTTTGTTTCGAATTTCACTCGCGATGATTCTGGGCGGCGCTGTTGGAAATTTGATCGATCGTGTTTTCTACGGTGTGTTGTTTGGCGGCAAACAATTGTTTTATGGCAGCGTTGTGGACTTTATTGATGTCGATTTTTTCAACATAAATTTCTTCGGTTATCATATGAACCGTTGGCCCGTTTTCAATATTGCCGACGCATCCGTAACTTGTGGTGTAATATTGATGCTATTCGTCCACAGGAAAGTCGTTAGTGAAGGAAATTCCTCACAGCAATTGGCTGCTGTTGCCGACGATGGCAAAATTGTAACGCAAGATCTTCCCCCCGCATCCGCCCAATCCAACTCCACACAACCGTGA
- a CDS encoding RluA family pseudouridine synthase, producing MSSREFDIIIPPGKVKERLDVYLTHHIENATRSKVQQGIKEGFITVDGKKVKVSHTVAPGEVIHIIIPKPPAPDVVAENIPLEILFEDDYLLVVNKPAGMVTHPAYGNYTGTLVNALLHHCNDGLSTINDQTRPGIVHRLDKDTSGIIVIAKNDTVHAHLAKQFSKRTIDRAYWAIVWGRFEKGKKSGLIDAALGRSKSDRKKIAVSDTGKAAATEYEVLEEFEYLSLVKLKLRTGRTHQIRVHLHHIGHPVFGDPTYGGRRIAWGGTEKKKKEEVGQFLKIINRQALHAKTLGFIHPVTKETLHFESQLPPDFTEIINLLRHSSR from the coding sequence ATGTCGTCCCGCGAATTCGATATAATAATTCCTCCGGGAAAAGTCAAAGAACGTCTCGATGTTTATCTCACTCACCATATCGAGAATGCAACCCGCTCTAAAGTTCAGCAGGGAATCAAAGAAGGATTCATAACCGTTGACGGTAAGAAAGTAAAGGTAAGCCATACGGTTGCCCCGGGAGAAGTGATACATATTATCATTCCAAAACCACCCGCGCCCGATGTTGTTGCCGAAAACATTCCGCTCGAAATTTTATTTGAAGACGATTATCTGCTCGTCGTCAACAAACCGGCAGGCATGGTTACTCACCCCGCGTACGGAAATTACACCGGCACGCTCGTCAATGCTTTGCTCCATCACTGCAACGATGGTCTTTCAACAATAAACGATCAAACCCGTCCCGGTATTGTTCACCGGTTAGATAAAGATACTTCGGGTATAATCGTGATAGCTAAGAACGACACGGTTCATGCGCATCTTGCGAAACAATTTTCCAAACGGACTATCGATCGAGCTTACTGGGCTATTGTGTGGGGACGTTTTGAAAAAGGAAAGAAGTCGGGTTTGATTGATGCCGCGCTGGGCAGAAGTAAATCTGACAGAAAAAAGATTGCCGTGAGCGATACGGGTAAAGCCGCCGCGACTGAGTATGAAGTGCTGGAAGAGTTCGAATATCTTTCGCTCGTAAAATTAAAATTACGGACAGGGCGCACGCACCAGATACGCGTTCATCTTCACCATATAGGTCATCCTGTTTTCGGCGACCCGACTTACGGCGGCAGACGCATTGCTTGGGGCGGCACGGAAAAAAAGAAAAAAGAAGAAGTGGGGCAATTTCTAAAAATTATTAACCGGCAAGCGTTGCATGCCAAGACGCTCGGATTTATTCACCCCGTTACAAAAGAAACATTGCACTTCGAATCTCAACTGCCACCCGATTTTACAGAAATAATAAACCTCCTGCGGCATTCGTCACGCTGA
- a CDS encoding DoxX family membrane protein: protein MKIALIIVRSLMGLLFLFSSITFLFKLITPPEPTGTMKIFSDGLEASVYLLPTVKIIELICGIAFLSGRFVPLAAVLISPIIINIFFIHAFLAPEGLPVAIFLVLANLFIAYNYRESYKPLLKI, encoded by the coding sequence ATGAAAATAGCATTAATAATTGTTCGCAGCTTAATGGGACTTCTGTTCCTGTTTTCTTCCATTACATTTCTGTTCAAACTCATCACTCCGCCTGAGCCGACGGGCACTATGAAAATATTCAGCGACGGACTTGAAGCATCGGTTTACCTTTTGCCGACTGTGAAAATAATCGAGTTGATTTGCGGCATTGCTTTTCTCTCGGGAAGGTTTGTCCCTCTCGCGGCGGTGTTGATTTCACCCATTATAATAAATATATTTTTCATTCATGCTTTTCTTGCTCCTGAGGGACTACCGGTTGCGATATTTTTGGTTTTGGCAAACTTGTTCATTGCCTATAACTACCGCGAAAGTTACAAGCCGTTATTAAAGATTTGA
- a CDS encoding HNH endonuclease, translating to MPFGSKVKTEMFIKCGRLCCLCLKQCGTNIEAAHIIDESDGGPNEFDNGIPVCFDCHQEIGAYNKKHPIGNKLQPKELKARRDRIYMLVESGTIYAQVIAERSRISNATAKYPELEANSSQPNPSKEAKQYLQLLLSDEISATTIVTKLSLLNNADQAYVVDSLLSALPSKKNAISLLARIAQSNISSASQVLLILEQSVRSITLLGDASSKAELLKEVPPDSLSSLSEDLRIVFFEDLIAIINHDQYEQVNLICPALIGHQNSVPSSLYGSFVIALLDQAKSVSFKGAPAARQILNNLPENMVRAGLKIIDKEYLSWNMHNKYVTTFIRSNLKYAESDNRKLLKDFTDLSGREFLFKYESD from the coding sequence ATGCCATTTGGTTCGAAAGTTAAAACTGAAATGTTTATTAAATGCGGTCGACTTTGCTGCCTTTGTCTTAAACAATGTGGTACAAACATTGAAGCTGCTCATATTATTGATGAATCAGATGGAGGACCAAATGAATTTGATAATGGAATTCCAGTATGCTTCGATTGTCATCAAGAAATAGGCGCTTATAACAAGAAGCATCCTATAGGAAATAAATTACAACCAAAAGAATTGAAAGCGCGACGTGATCGTATATATATGTTAGTTGAATCAGGCACAATTTACGCTCAGGTAATTGCGGAACGCTCTAGGATTTCAAATGCAACTGCCAAATACCCAGAACTGGAGGCAAATTCATCTCAACCTAATCCTTCAAAGGAAGCAAAGCAGTATTTACAATTGTTACTGTCGGATGAAATATCAGCAACAACTATTGTAACCAAATTATCTTTGCTCAACAATGCAGATCAGGCATATGTTGTTGATTCTCTCTTGTCAGCACTTCCTTCAAAGAAGAATGCAATATCTTTATTAGCGCGAATTGCCCAAAGTAATATTTCTTCTGCATCTCAGGTATTATTAATACTTGAGCAATCCGTAAGATCTATAACGCTATTAGGTGACGCTTCTTCAAAAGCGGAATTATTAAAAGAGGTACCACCAGATTCTCTGTCTTCATTATCTGAAGATTTACGAATTGTCTTCTTTGAAGATCTAATTGCAATCATCAATCATGATCAATATGAACAAGTAAACTTGATATGTCCTGCATTAATTGGACATCAAAATTCTGTGCCTTCGTCACTTTACGGTAGCTTTGTAATTGCTTTGCTTGATCAAGCAAAATCCGTTTCATTTAAAGGTGCTCCAGCGGCGAGGCAAATTCTAAACAATTTGCCGGAAAATATGGTGCGTGCCGGTCTTAAAATAATTGATAAGGAATATTTAAGTTGGAATATGCATAATAAATACGTAACAACATTTATTAGAAGCAATTTAAAGTATGCAGAATCAGATAATCGAAAACTATTAAAGGATTTTACCGACTTATCTGGACGTGAATTTTTATTCAAATATGAGTCTGACTAA
- a CDS encoding cupin, giving the protein MPKLISQPTIINAAGNLPKRIEEYIGHVNSGHSAVSVARMIAPVGWVEPGQRPEFQEITVMLRGRLKVEHKGGIIEVNAGQAIVTEPGEWVRYSTPYEGGAEYIAVCLPAFSPTIVNRDK; this is encoded by the coding sequence ATGCCAAAATTAATATCACAACCTACGATCATCAATGCTGCTGGTAATTTGCCAAAACGTATTGAAGAGTATATTGGTCATGTAAATTCCGGGCATAGTGCGGTAAGCGTGGCAAGAATGATCGCACCAGTAGGCTGGGTTGAACCGGGCCAGCGACCTGAATTTCAGGAGATCACTGTCATGTTGCGTGGGCGTTTGAAAGTGGAACATAAAGGTGGAATTATAGAAGTAAACGCGGGCCAAGCTATTGTTACAGAACCCGGTGAGTGGGTGCGATACAGTACACCGTACGAAGGCGGAGCCGAGTATATTGCCGTTTGCCTTCCGGCATTCTCCCCAACCATCGTGAATCGAGATAAATGA
- a CDS encoding DUF4395 domain-containing protein gives MSKILKFGEDVAGYNIPVLNEREVRAAAGILFLLLFISLVVILSSGNFLLIKYGITMFLTDFLIRVFINPKYSPSLIIGRLIVRNQVPEYVGAQQKKFAWIIGVVLAAIMFIHMVIMNAYSPITGIICLICLIFLFFESAFGICLGCKFYSWIYKEKAQYCPGEVCDVKAKQDIQKTSGVQMLIVLGFVAYIFLTVVLFNDNFSQKPYDLFRINTVEHTK, from the coding sequence ATGAGTAAAATATTAAAGTTTGGCGAAGATGTTGCAGGTTATAATATCCCTGTTTTAAATGAACGTGAAGTCAGAGCGGCGGCAGGAATACTTTTCTTACTTTTGTTTATCTCTTTAGTGGTAATCTTATCAAGCGGAAATTTCTTGCTGATAAAATATGGAATCACCATGTTTCTCACAGATTTTTTGATCCGGGTTTTTATTAATCCAAAATATTCTCCATCGTTAATAATCGGACGTTTGATAGTCAGGAATCAAGTGCCTGAATATGTCGGGGCACAGCAAAAGAAGTTCGCGTGGATAATCGGTGTTGTATTGGCGGCAATAATGTTCATTCATATGGTAATAATGAATGCGTATAGCCCGATAACAGGTATCATCTGTTTAATCTGCCTGATATTCTTATTCTTCGAATCAGCGTTCGGGATTTGCCTGGGTTGCAAATTCTATTCATGGATTTACAAAGAAAAAGCGCAATACTGCCCGGGTGAAGTTTGCGACGTAAAAGCCAAGCAAGATATTCAAAAAACATCCGGTGTTCAGATGCTTATTGTTTTAGGATTTGTTGCATACATTTTTCTGACCGTAGTTTTATTCAATGATAACTTTAGTCAAAAACCATACGACTTGTTTAGAATCAACACTGTTGAGCACACCAAATAA
- a CDS encoding NAD(P)-dependent alcohol dehydrogenase, which translates to MKAVVCHKYGPPEVLQIEEVEKPAPKENEVLIKVKATTAHIGDTKIRRLEPGLGPVTDFFFKFLMRIVVGFKGPRKKILGMELAGDVEAIGKDVARFKIGDPVFASTEFRFGTYAEYCCITENRIVAMKPSNMSYEEAAPVSNAGLTSLIHLRKANIQPGQKVLIYGASGSVGSYAVQIAKHYGAEVTGVCSTANLEMVKSIGADKVIDYTKEDFTQRSETYDVIFDAVGKIKSSKRKKSLTKSGVYLSALALSGNIILKVEDLIFLKELCEAGKLKTVIDKRYPFEQIVEAHRYVDKGHKKGNVVITLEH; encoded by the coding sequence GTGAAAGCAGTTGTTTGTCATAAATATGGACCGCCCGAAGTTCTTCAGATCGAAGAGGTGGAGAAACCTGCCCCGAAGGAGAATGAAGTACTGATAAAAGTAAAAGCAACAACAGCGCACATAGGTGATACCAAAATTCGGCGTTTGGAGCCCGGTTTAGGACCTGTCACAGATTTCTTTTTCAAGTTCTTGATGAGAATCGTGGTTGGTTTCAAGGGACCAAGAAAAAAAATACTTGGGATGGAACTTGCGGGAGATGTTGAAGCAATTGGCAAAGATGTTGCACGGTTTAAGATAGGTGATCCTGTTTTTGCATCGACTGAATTTAGATTCGGCACTTATGCCGAGTATTGTTGTATTACTGAAAATAGAATTGTTGCAATGAAACCATCCAACATGTCGTACGAGGAAGCCGCACCTGTTTCTAACGCCGGATTAACCTCCCTGATTCATCTTAGAAAAGCAAATATTCAACCGGGTCAAAAGGTGTTAATCTATGGAGCTTCAGGCAGTGTCGGCAGTTATGCAGTACAGATTGCCAAGCACTATGGAGCAGAAGTTACAGGAGTTTGCAGCACCGCGAATTTAGAGATGGTGAAATCGATAGGAGCAGACAAAGTAATCGATTACACGAAAGAAGATTTTACACAAAGAAGTGAAACTTATGATGTCATTTTTGATGCAGTGGGAAAAATTAAATCATCAAAACGTAAAAAGTCTTTGACAAAATCAGGAGTTTATCTATCCGCTCTTGCATTGTCTGGTAACATCATATTGAAAGTCGAAGACCTGATATTTCTCAAAGAACTCTGTGAAGCAGGAAAGCTAAAAACGGTAATCGACAAACGCTACCCATTTGAACAAATTGTAGAGGCACACAGATACGTAGATAAGGGACATAAAAAGGGGAATGTAGTGATAACTTTGGAGCATTAA
- a CDS encoding nucleotidyltransferase family protein: MSEINLNSVEVINIYSKYYVKTLRIFGSMARGDFRIDSDIDLLVTFSKPVSLLQMVGLERELSAVIGRKVDLLTTKSISRYLRNRIVKESRQIYAAR, translated from the coding sequence ATGAGCGAAATCAATTTAAATAGCGTTGAAGTCATCAACATTTATAGTAAGTATTACGTGAAGACCCTCCGTATCTTTGGTTCGATGGCACGTGGTGATTTTCGAATAGATAGTGATATTGACCTTCTTGTAACATTTTCGAAACCTGTTTCACTATTACAAATGGTTGGTTTAGAAAGAGAATTATCGGCTGTCATAGGACGAAAGGTGGATCTTTTAACTACCAAATCTATCAGCCGTTATCTGAGGAATAGAATAGTAAAGGAGTCTCGCCAAATTTATGCCGCGCGATGA
- a CDS encoding DUF86 domain-containing protein: MPRDDSIYLKHIRDAILKIENYTNRISSASFQKDTLVQDGVIRQIEIIGEATKRLSKQIREVNQDVPWDDIAGMRDKLIHDYFGVDIEKVWLTVQKDIPILKKQVNFILKSL; the protein is encoded by the coding sequence ATGCCGCGCGATGATTCTATATATCTTAAGCATATCCGGGATGCGATCCTTAAGATTGAGAATTACACAAATCGAATCTCTTCTGCCTCTTTTCAAAAAGATACACTCGTTCAGGATGGGGTAATCCGTCAAATCGAAATTATCGGGGAAGCAACAAAAAGATTATCGAAGCAAATCCGAGAAGTGAATCAGGATGTGCCGTGGGATGATATTGCCGGAATGCGTGATAAGTTGATTCATGATTATTTTGGTGTCGACATAGAAAAAGTTTGGCTTACTGTTCAAAAAGATATTCCAATATTGAAAAAGCAAGTCAACTTTATCCTGAAAAGTCTTTAA
- a CDS encoding T9SS type A sorting domain-containing protein → MQSGDHRILSPGFPFYSMPFDSTFITRYSAVDSSGSYSFVIDKGRMKYTYTFKEGIGATSYSAMDMCICLDYWNASYGLINYQINAVETNREMNNITEFKLEQNYPNPFNPITTINYKLPVDDRVMLKVYDILGREVAILVNENKKRGSYEVEFDGSMQTSGVYFYTLQAGNYIGTKKLLLMK, encoded by the coding sequence ATGCAAAGTGGGGATCATCGTATTCTCAGTCCAGGATTTCCTTTTTACTCGATGCCGTTTGACTCTACGTTTATAACCCGATACTCCGCAGTTGATTCATCTGGTAGCTATAGTTTTGTGATCGATAAAGGTCGGATGAAATATACATACACGTTTAAAGAGGGAATCGGTGCAACATCATATTCTGCGATGGATATGTGCATATGTTTAGACTATTGGAATGCATCTTACGGCCTTATAAATTATCAAATCAATGCTGTAGAAACAAATCGAGAAATGAATAACATAACAGAATTTAAACTTGAGCAAAATTATCCCAATCCATTCAATCCAATAACAACTATAAATTATAAATTGCCGGTAGATGATCGGGTAATGCTTAAAGTATATGATATCCTTGGACGTGAAGTAGCAATTCTTGTAAATGAGAATAAGAAGCGTGGAAGCTATGAAGTTGAGTTTGATGGTTCAATGCAAACGAGCGGTGTGTATTTTTATACTCTGCAAGCAGGTAATTATATCGGTACTAAAAAGCTCTTACTGATGAAATGA
- a CDS encoding GNAT family N-acetyltransferase, which produces MKVIIKPAEDDAMIQLAKKLFLEYAESLNFNLCFQNFEKEVAGLPGDYAEPDGRLLLLYYGDLPVGCVALRKVVDKISEIKRLYVMPKYRGKGFGRKLALEVIRQAKEIGYERMKLDTIPSMKEAIALYHELGFKEVSAYRYNPVEDAIYMELDLQKRRSE; this is translated from the coding sequence ATGAAGGTAATCATAAAACCCGCTGAAGATGATGCGATGATTCAGTTGGCAAAAAAATTATTTTTGGAGTATGCTGAATCTCTGAATTTCAATCTCTGCTTCCAGAATTTTGAGAAAGAAGTTGCTGGTCTACCTGGTGATTACGCGGAGCCGGATGGCAGACTTCTGCTATTGTATTACGGTGATCTACCGGTTGGTTGCGTTGCACTCAGGAAGGTGGTGGATAAAATATCTGAGATAAAACGTTTGTACGTTATGCCGAAATATCGCGGTAAAGGATTTGGTAGAAAACTCGCGCTCGAAGTTATTCGGCAGGCAAAAGAGATCGGCTATGAAAGAATGAAGCTGGATACGATTCCATCTATGAAAGAAGCAATTGCACTTTACCATGAGCTTGGATTTAAGGAAGTTTCTGCTTACAGGTACAATCCGGTTGAAGACGCAATTTATATGGAACTGGATTTGCAAAAAAGGAGAAGCGAGTGA
- a CDS encoding homocysteine S-methyltransferase family protein — translation MLTEGSIIERLRREYFYELHPHILNANCIYDQVGRKILEEIYLQYIAIGKSKNIPLILFTPTWRANPERLGKSGWMLKEVNGENFRFIDSLRNEQGVYTEKILIGGLIGCKGDAYKPEEALSVDEAFHFHQTQTRALANAGVDFLFAATLPAFTEAFGIAKAMALTAIQYIISFVVYAEGTLLDGTSLKSAIEQIDKQVTPRPFGYFINCVHPTVFEEAINNSQNSSAIVRERILGLQANTSSKRPEELDGSVELISEEPEQFANSMISLNKKYGIKILGGCCGTNNKHISEMTKVLDEKQLDQFISNRDMKK, via the coding sequence ATGCTGACGGAAGGATCAATCATCGAGCGGTTGAGGAGAGAGTATTTTTATGAATTACATCCGCACATCCTAAATGCGAATTGCATTTACGATCAGGTAGGAAGGAAAATACTCGAAGAAATTTATCTTCAATACATTGCGATAGGGAAATCGAAAAATATTCCTTTGATACTTTTCACACCTACATGGCGGGCGAACCCTGAACGGCTCGGTAAATCGGGTTGGATGCTCAAAGAGGTGAACGGAGAAAATTTCAGGTTCATTGATTCACTGCGGAATGAACAGGGAGTCTATACCGAAAAAATTTTGATTGGAGGATTGATCGGTTGTAAAGGAGATGCATACAAACCGGAAGAGGCGTTGAGCGTGGATGAAGCATTTCATTTCCATCAAACGCAAACACGCGCGTTAGCGAATGCAGGTGTAGATTTTTTATTCGCGGCAACGCTGCCTGCTTTTACTGAAGCGTTCGGTATTGCCAAAGCGATGGCGTTAACGGCCATTCAGTATATTATCAGCTTTGTTGTTTATGCTGAAGGAACGCTGCTCGATGGTACGTCATTGAAAAGTGCGATTGAACAGATAGATAAGCAGGTTACTCCAAGACCGTTCGGATATTTTATCAATTGTGTTCATCCCACTGTTTTCGAAGAGGCGATTAATAATTCCCAAAATTCGTCAGCAATTGTCAGAGAGAGGATACTTGGCTTACAGGCGAACACATCTTCTAAAAGACCGGAAGAGTTGGATGGGAGTGTGGAATTGATTTCGGAAGAACCCGAACAATTCGCCAACTCAATGATTTCACTCAACAAAAAATATGGAATTAAAATACTGGGCGGGTGCTGCGGCACCAACAATAAGCATATCTCTGAAATGACGAAGGTGTTAGATGAAAAGCAGCTTGATCAATTTATTTCAAATAGAGATATGAAGAAATAA
- a CDS encoding M28 family peptidase, producing the protein MILRNSLGLIFCIFVLSIHSSSQTEFSQENAHSILKHLSVDIGPRTMGSSAEQEALRYAAEKFLEYGCDTAYIMPIDRYSGGNTPSGVAVGMKYGYSKKSLVIGGHIDSSDPEIPGANDDGSGVAVVLEAARVLAKSKHNSTIVFCCFGGEEKGLVGSKHFVSNFSDIDSVNLMIQIDMADGRGPLDIDPDAHRSASAPRWLVQAAVEEHGKLGYSNLRYPTHFFSMNHAISDGPGSDHEPFLQKGIPAIAFISDVSYPVHTAQDNFENFDPTGLKRSGDIVLKLIARFDKDIPSPKLEKYWLYLVGGTPIILSYWILWTFIFLTLVLTLIAVIIVRKRRRTVNFRWSGLKIFFFSLIIISCGWFSSDVIGLIKGIRHPWYTNIELYYFLSALGLLIGGWIGLRLSSKLPLADCPYYFFKRSVIILVLYIAVLGFLNVKLTVEPAAALFLISLAMLIHNPILKIVLLVLSPVWMLRLVFSEWSEIFFHEIAKVQIPGTGLWLLANTGVIVLLTIYILPFLFAAAAVIRNSPSSLNIVRKMRSRYAFGTLAVCFIGLTAISVSSPSFNNLWKREIKINQEYNLDTRLSKISVESPEYLSGIKISGGGRDTLIAANVTSIIIDPGKYFDSNWVKIERKIKKQQTDTTSHYDLELNITTASRPFTVSIAYSINGKEMNAFDAPFQFRTTRKQEKQIYWYSFPDSSLVIPVKFSTASADTIQEKIEITFNKLVSPLEIIGEMIYIVPRTKFISSYLYLK; encoded by the coding sequence ATGATTCTTCGGAATTCATTGGGATTAATCTTTTGCATATTTGTTCTGTCAATTCATTCATCATCTCAAACCGAATTCTCTCAGGAAAATGCGCATTCAATATTAAAGCATTTAAGTGTTGATATTGGTCCGCGGACAATGGGCTCATCCGCCGAGCAAGAAGCCCTCAGATATGCCGCAGAAAAATTCCTCGAGTACGGCTGCGATACCGCTTACATAATGCCGATCGACAGATACAGCGGCGGAAATACTCCAAGCGGTGTTGCCGTTGGAATGAAGTACGGATATTCAAAGAAAAGCCTTGTAATCGGTGGACATATAGATTCATCCGATCCTGAAATCCCCGGCGCAAATGATGACGGATCGGGTGTTGCTGTAGTTTTAGAAGCGGCACGAGTATTAGCTAAAAGTAAACATAACTCCACTATCGTATTTTGCTGTTTTGGAGGTGAGGAAAAAGGACTCGTTGGCTCTAAACATTTCGTCAGTAATTTTTCTGATATAGACAGTGTCAACCTGATGATCCAGATCGATATGGCTGACGGTAGAGGTCCCCTCGATATTGATCCTGATGCTCACAGAAGTGCAAGTGCACCACGATGGCTTGTTCAAGCGGCGGTTGAAGAACACGGTAAACTCGGATATTCAAATCTCCGTTATCCCACACATTTCTTTTCTATGAATCACGCGATATCTGATGGTCCCGGTTCCGATCATGAACCATTCCTGCAAAAAGGTATTCCCGCTATTGCTTTTATATCTGATGTGAGTTATCCCGTGCACACCGCTCAGGATAATTTTGAAAACTTTGATCCTACGGGTTTAAAACGCTCGGGCGATATTGTTCTAAAACTGATTGCGCGGTTCGATAAAGACATCCCTTCACCGAAACTGGAAAAATACTGGCTTTATCTCGTCGGAGGCACACCGATCATATTATCCTATTGGATTTTGTGGACATTCATTTTTCTAACCCTTGTCCTGACGCTTATCGCTGTCATCATCGTTCGTAAGCGTCGCCGTACTGTTAATTTTCGTTGGTCAGGACTGAAGATATTTTTCTTTTCGCTGATAATAATTTCCTGCGGATGGTTCTCATCGGATGTAATCGGATTAATCAAAGGAATCCGTCATCCGTGGTATACGAATATTGAATTATATTATTTTTTATCTGCACTCGGATTATTGATTGGCGGTTGGATTGGATTAAGGTTAAGTTCAAAACTACCACTTGCAGACTGTCCATACTATTTTTTCAAACGGTCGGTTATAATACTTGTACTTTACATTGCGGTCCTTGGCTTCCTAAATGTGAAACTCACAGTTGAACCTGCTGCTGCTCTTTTTCTGATATCTCTGGCAATGCTGATTCACAATCCGATTTTGAAAATTGTCTTATTGGTTCTTTCTCCTGTTTGGATGCTGAGGTTGGTATTTTCAGAATGGAGCGAAATCTTTTTTCATGAAATCGCTAAAGTACAAATTCCCGGTACCGGTCTATGGCTCTTAGCAAACACCGGTGTAATTGTATTACTGACTATTTATATTTTGCCGTTTCTTTTTGCCGCCGCCGCAGTTATAAGAAATTCTCCATCGAGCCTAAATATTGTAAGAAAGATGAGATCTCGTTACGCTTTTGGTACTCTGGCGGTATGCTTCATCGGTCTTACGGCAATTTCAGTATCGTCACCTTCCTTCAATAACTTATGGAAAAGAGAGATTAAAATTAATCAGGAGTATAATCTCGATACCCGGTTGAGCAAAATCTCTGTCGAAAGTCCTGAGTATTTGAGCGGAATCAAAATTTCAGGCGGCGGACGTGACACGCTGATTGCGGCAAATGTGACTTCGATTATTATTGATCCCGGGAAATATTTTGACTCGAATTGGGTGAAAATCGAAAGGAAAATAAAAAAGCAACAAACCGATACTACCTCTCATTACGATCTTGAGCTAAACATTACAACAGCATCCCGTCCGTTTACGGTTTCAATAGCTTATTCAATCAACGGTAAAGAGATGAACGCATTCGATGCACCTTTTCAATTCCGTACAACCAGAAAACAGGAAAAACAAATCTATTGGTACTCATTTCCTGATAGCTCGCTTGTTATACCTGTAAAATTCTCAACTGCAAGCGCCGACACGATACAGGAGAAAATTGAAATTACATTTAACAAACTCGTGAGTCCGCTGGAAATAATCGGAGAGATGATTTATATCGTACCGAGGACGAAATTTATTTCTTCATATCTCTATTTGAAATAA